A genomic window from Panthera tigris isolate Pti1 chromosome B4, P.tigris_Pti1_mat1.1, whole genome shotgun sequence includes:
- the FIGNL2 gene encoding fidgetin-like protein 2: protein MHWTPEHAQPLNQWPEQHLDVSSTTPSPAHKLELPPGGRQRCHYAWAHDDISALTASNLLKRYAEKYSGVLDSPYERPALGGYGDAAFLNGAKGDPEPWPGPEPPYPLASLHEGLPGTKSASGGGSGGLGGSPVLAGNLAEPLYAGNACGGPSAAPEYAAGYGGGYLAPGYCAQTGAALPPPPPAALLQPPPPPGYGPSGPLYNYPAGGYAAQPGYGGLPPPPAPPPAPYLTSGLAAPTPLPAPAPPRPAPTSYSFQAAAPGAEAGVSLKRKAADEGAEGRYRKYVYEPAKAPAADGASYPATDNGDCRGNGFRPKPPGAAEEASVKYGGGVPLKVLGSPVYGPQLEPFEKFPERAPAPAPRGVFGVPSGEPPKGVDPGALELVTSKMVDCGPPVQWADVAGQGALKAALEEELVWPLLRPPAYPGSPRPPRTVLLFGPRGAGKALLSRCLATQLGATLLRLRGATLAAPGAAEGAHLLQAAFAAARCRPPAVLLISELDALLSARDDGAATAGALQAPLLACLDGGCGAGADGVLVVGTTSRPTALDEATRRRFALRFYVALPDGPARGQILQRALAQQGCALNERELAALVQGTQGFSGGELGQLCQQAAAGAGLPGLQRPLSYKDLEAALAKVGPRASPKDLDSYVEWDKMYGSGH, encoded by the coding sequence ATGCACTGGACACCGGAACACGCCCAGCCCCTCAACCAGTGGCCAGAGCAGCACCTGGACGTCTCCTCCACTACCCCGTCGCCGGCCCACAAGTTGGAGCTGCCCCCTGGGGGCCGCCAGCGCTGCCACTATGCTTGGGCACACGACGACATCTCTGCCCTCACAGCCTCCAACCTCCTCAAGCGCTACGCGGAGAAGTACTCAGGGGTCCTGGACTCGCCCTACGAGCGCCCCGCGCTGGGCGGCTATGGCGACGCCGCCTTCCTCAATGGCGCCAAGGGGGACCCCGAGCCCTGGCCAGGGCCCGAGCCACCCTACCCCTTGGCCTCACTCCACGAGGGCCTCCCGGGAACGAAGTCGGCCAGTGGGGGCGGCTCCGGGGGCCTCGGGGGCTCGCCGGTTTTAGCCGGGAACCTGGCTGAACCCCTCTACGCCGGCAATGCGTGCGGGGGCCCGTCGGCGGCGCCCGAGTACGCGGCGGGCTACGGCGGGGGGTACCTGGCCCCCGGCTACTGTGCGCAGACGGGCGCCGCgctgcccccgccgccccccgccgcgcTACTGCAGCCCCCGCCTCCGCCGGGTTACGGCCCGTCGGGGCCTCTGTACAACTACCCCGCGGGGGGCTATGCCGCTCAGCCCGGATACGGGGGTCTcccgccgcccccggccccgcccccggccccctaCCTGACCTCCGGCCTGGCGGCGCCCACGCCCCTGCCCGCGCCCGCTCCGCCCCGGCCGGCGCCCACCTCCTACAGCTTCCAGGCGGCCGCTCCCGGCGCCGAGGCCGGGGTGTCGCTGAAGCGCAAGGCGGCCGACGAGGGCGCGGAGGGCCGCTACCGCAAGTACGTCTACGAGCCGGCCAAGGCCCCGGCGGCCGACGGCGCCTCCTATCCCGCAACGGACAACGGCGACTGTCGGGGCAACGGGTTCCGGCCGAAGCCGCCGGGCGCCGCGGAGGAGGCGTCTGTCAAGTACGGTGGCGGCGTCCCCCTCAAGGTCTTGGGCTCTCCCGTCTACGGCCCGCAACTCGAGCCCTTTGAAAAGTTCCCGGAGCGCGCTCCGGCGCCGGCTCCCCGCGGGGTCTTCGGAGTGCCGTCGGGAGAGCCCCCCAAAGGCGTGGACCCGGGGGCCCTGGAGCTGGTGACGAGCAAGATGGTGGACTGCGGGCCCCCGGTGCAGTGGGCAGATGTGGCAGGCCAAGGCGCGCTCAAGGCGGCGCTGGAGGAGGAGCTGGTGTGGCCGCTGCTCAGGCCGCCCGCCTACCCTGGCAGCCCGCGCCCGCCGCGGACCGTGCTGCTCTTCGGACCGCGGGGCGCGGGCAAAGCGCTGTTGAGCCGCTGCCTGGCCACGCAGCTGGGCGCCACGCTGCTGCGCCTGCGCGGAGCGACGCTGGCCGCGCCCGGCGCCGCCGAGGGCGCGCACCTCCTCCAGGCCGCCTTCGCGGCTGCGCGCTGCCGCCCGCCCGCCGTGCTCCTCATCAGCGAGCTGGACGCGCTGCTCTCGGCTCGGGACGACGGCGCCGCCACCGCGGGCGCGCTGCAGGCGCCGCTCCTGGCTTGCCTGGACGGCGGCTGCGGCGCGGGGGCGGACGGTGTGCTGGTCGTGGGCACCACCTCGCGGCCCACGGCTCTGGACGAGGCCACCCGCAGGCGCTTCGCTCTCCGATTCTACGTGGCGCTGCCCGACGGTCCTGCCCGCGGGCAGATCCTGCAGCGGGCGCTGGCCCAGCAGGGCTGCGCGCTGAACGAGCGGGAGCTCGCGGCCTTGGTGCAGGGCACCCAGGGCTTCTCCGGGGGCGAGCTGGGGCAGCTGTGCCAGCAGGCGGCGGCCGGGGCGGGCCTCCCGGGGCTGCAGCGGCCCCTCTCCTACAAGGACTTGGAGGCAGCGCTCGCCAAGGTGGGCCCTAGGGCCTCCCCCAAGGACCTGGACTCGTACGTGGAATGGGACAAAATGTACGGCTCCGGACACTGA